The Alkalibaculum bacchi genomic sequence AGGTCCGTCTGGCATACAAGATCTTTTAAATTGTTGGGTAAAGAATCTCCTATAGAAATTTTTTAACCATTTTAATATGATTTCATCACTGTACTGTCCTTTAAAGGCTATCTTTCCTAAATAGTATACTTTTTTTGGAGAGTAACCACAACGGATTACATTAAACAAGAAAAAGTCATGTAATTCATAAGGTCCTACTAAATCTTCTGTTTTCTGTGCAATCTTTCCACTTTCATCCGGTGGAAGCAACTCTGGAGACACAGGAGTATTACAAATATCGTTTAAAATCTCTCCTATTTCTCTATCTTCATGAGTATCTGCAATCCATTGAACCAAATATCGAACTAGGGTCTTCGGCACACCAGCATTGACTCCATACATAGACATATGGTCTCCGTTATAAGTTGCCCAGCCAAGAGCTAATTCAGATAGATCTCCTGTACCGATGACAATACCACCGCTTTTATTCGCTAAATCCATTAGTATTTGCGTTCTTTCACGAGCTTGTGCATTTTCATAAGTAACATCTTGTTGATCTAAACTGTGTTCAATATCTTTAAAGTGTTGAATGCAGGCATCTTTAATGGAGATCTCTTTTATGGATACATGCAATTTTTTCATAAGCGCAATAGCATTATTATAGGTTCGATCTGTAGTACCAAAACCAGGCATAGTCACTGCTAAAATATTTTTGCGGTCACTCTTTAACTGATCACAGGTTTTAGCGCATACTAGCAAGGCAAGAGTGGAATCTAACCCTCCTGATATCCCAACTACCATTGTAGGAAATCCTATATGAGTTGCCCTTTTTCCTAGTGCCATAGTTTGAATATTAAAGATTTCTTGACAGATTGTATTTCTAGCTTGCGGGTCACTTGGTATGAAGGGATAAGCTTGAACTTTGCGCATTAGTTCATGTTGTACATCTTTTGTAGTAAAGGAAATAAAATCGTAGTATTCTTCCTTATTTCTTAAGTGTTCTCTTAGAGGCGTAGCTTTTAAACGATCGTGGTTGATTTTATCAATATCTACATCGGCAATGATCATATTTGATTCATAACAAAATCTCTCACTCTCTGCTAAGAGGGCGCCACTTTCGCATATAAGCCCATGTCCACCAAAAACTAAATCCGTAGTAGATTCTCCAAATCCACTTGATACATAAGCGTAAGCTAATATACCTCTTGCCGATTGTTGTTCAACTAGTGCTCTTCTGTATTCACTTTTTCCAACCACCTCATTGCTCGTGGATGGATTTAATATAAGAGTAGCACCTGCCTGGCAATAATAGCTGCTTGGTGGTATAGGGGCCCATAAATCTTCACAAATTTCAACGCCTACAATCAGTGGCTTATAAGTATCGTGTTGAAACAACACATCACAACCAAACAAGACATCTTGCCCGCAATACGAAATCTTTTCATTACTATCTATATTGAATCCACTTGCAAACCATCTTTTTTCATAAAATTCACCAGAACTAGGCAAGTACTTCTTAGGTACTACGGCTAATATTTGACCCTCATTAATGACAATAGCGCAATTATAAATTTGGGTTTTTACTCGTACTGGAGCTCCAATAACCACCATTAACGGATGTGGGGAAAGAAAATCGCAAATCTCTCCTATGGATTCTTCAACTTTATTTAGCAAAATATCCTGATAAAATAAATCCCCACAAGTATACCCTGATATACATAGTTCTGGGTATACTACAACCTCAACATTCTTTTCAATTACGTCTTCAATAGTTTGAATAATTTGCAATTTATTGTATTCACAATCTGCTACTTTTAATTTGGGTGTAACTGTAGCTACCCGAACATAACCTTTATCATGCATGCCCTTCACCTCTTCTTTTGGTTAATATGTACTTGCTTTTTATATTAAGCTTTTATGTATTTTTACGCAATAAATTAAACTGTTGAAAGTTGAAAGCAGAAAGCTGAAAGCGGAAAGAAAAAAATCAGTCACTAGCAATCAGCGTTCAGCTATCAGAACTTATGCATTCCTTTGGGTCTTAAGATTCTTCGCTGCGTTCAAGAATGACTGGGCTGAAACTTGGGTGGGCTTTAGAGCCTTTTAGTGCCGAGGGCACATTGCTTTTAACCCTAGTTACTGTATATCTCACCCTTGAGGCTTTAAGCGAAGGATTTTACGCTTTTAGGTTTTACTGACCACCCGACCACCCGACCACCCGACCACCTTTATTCACCTGTTCCACATACTTTCTCACTTCATTCGCCGCAATAGCTCCATCGGCTGTTGCTGTCGTTAGTTGTTTGAGCACTTTTTTTCTTACATCGCCTATGGCGTATAGACCTGGGCAAGATGTTTCCATTTTTTCATTTGTAATGATTCCACCTTCTTTGTCTATATGCACGAAATCTTTAACTAAGTGAGTATTCGGCGTGAATCCGATAAATTCAAAACAGTAATCGCAGATCATTTCAAAATACTCTTTTGTATTTTGATCTTGCAATATTGCTTTAGTTAAATGATCTTCTCCCAAAAACTTATATACTCTCGTATTCCAAAGGAATTGAATTTTGTCCTTTGGCAACATTTTTAATTTGTCTTTATCACTACAATCCATTTGACCTATGGGATTGATACTAGAAATCACAACAGATTCTGCAAATTGTGCAAGAAAAGTAGTTTGATCTACTGCGCTATCTCCTGTTCCAATTACCAGCACTCTTTTACCCTTTGTGTCAGCGCCGTCACAAACGGTGCAAAAAGAGATACCTTTCCCAATAAAATGTTCTTCATTGATAGCTCCAACTCTTTTAGGCCGACCACCTGTGGCTAAAATCACTGCACACGTCTTGTAGGCATTGTTATTGGTTTCTACTAATTTGATTGATTCATTCATATGCAAACACTGTACAGATTCATATTGAAATTGTACACTAGAATGAAAGGCTTGCTCATAGAACTCATCCATTAAATCGACGCCATTGACTCCACCAGGAAACCCAGGATAATTTCCAATGTGATAACTCTTATTGGCTAAACCACCAATAAGATCTTCTTCTATAATTAGGACCTTTAGTCCGCTTCGACCACAGTATATTCCCGTGGTTAAACCTGCTGGGCCTCCACCTATGATAATAACATCATATATTGTATTATTCATTGTGAAATGAAATAATATATCTCATAGTATTCTTATCTATTCTGTATATTTCTAAACGGTAGTTTTTTTCCATACACATTCGCCTAATTTTTCCGGACACACAAGAAGTATCACAATTGACGATTAAGATTTCATCATGGGACATCGTATCTACGGCACTAATCACTCTTTCCATGGCTGGAGTACAACCGAATCCATACAAATTTAAAGTTCTTTTCTTATCCACTTTATTCATCCTTTCATTGGGTATATCATTTCCTATTAATATATTCCAATGGGAGAACTTTGTTTACCTTATAAGACTTAGACAGGGACAATTTCTCGTAAAATACGGATAAAAGTATTCATTTCTTCTTCACTACCTATTGTAACTCTTAGGTGATTATCAATTCTAGCATGATTAAAATGTCTTACTAATATGCCTCGCTCTCTTAAAGAATAAAGCAGTTCTTTTGCGTGTATTTTAGTATGACTCATAAAAATAAAATTTGTTAAAGATGGGATTACTAGAAAACCCATACTTTTTAGTTCTTGACTTACTTTTTCTCGTGTTTCTATAATTTTATTTTTTGTTTCTTGAAAATATTCTTCATCCTTTATAGCCTGCACAGCCCCACATAATGCTAGGCGATCAAGAGGATAAGAATTGATAGAGTTTTTTACATAATTTAATGCTGAAATCAAATCTTTATGACCTAAAGCAAAACCCACTCGAAGACCTGCTAAAGATCTAGATTTGGATAGAGTTTGAACGACCAAAAGATTTGGATATTGATCAATGAACCCTACTGCGCTATTTCCACCAAAATCAATATAAGCTTCGTCGATTATCACTATCTTTTCTTTATTAAATTGTAGTATCTCTTCGATGCTTTTTAGAGAAAGGCATATGCCCGTAGGCGCATTAGGATTAGGAAGAATCACGCCACCCTTTGAATGATGCAGTTTATTTATTGGAACAGAAAAATCTTTATTTAGTTTCACTTCTTCATAAGGAATATTGTATATATTGGAGTAGACCTTATAAAAGCTATAAGTGATATCTGGAAAAAGGATAGGTTCATTTGGGTTAAAAAAAGCCATAAAGGAAAAGGCTAGAACTTCATCGGATCCATTTCCAAGAAAGACTTGTTCATCCTTTAATCCATAATAATCTGCAATGGTTTTTCTAAGCTCATCGCCATTAGGATCTGGATATAATTTTAAATTGTCATTTGCTCCATCCTTTAGAGCTTCAATTACCTTAGAGGATGGTCCATATGGATTTTCATTTGTGTTTAATTTAATATATTTCTTATCTTTAGGCTGCTCTCCAGGAGTATACGGTTCTAAGCTCTTTGCCAACTCACTCCAAAATTTGCTCATCTACACCACTCAACTTTCTTATATGATCTTAATCATCAACTACCAGCCGCTAGTCACTAGTGCTTATGCATTCCTCTTAGGTCACTTTAGGCTTAGTTTCCTAGCGGCTATTTTACAGACTCTGGGTCATTCTCTTGGTAATAATGTATTTATAGCTAAAGGTAAATACTTCAACAAATCAGTAGAAAGCATAGAGTATTGTCCTAGGTCTTTAGCACATAAATCTCCGCATAATGAATGAAGATATACGCCTATTTTAGCGGCCTCAAGAGGTGCAAAACCCTGACCAGCTAAACTTGCAATGATTCCGGTAAGTATGTCTCCCATCCCTGCTGTCGCCATTCCAGGGTTTCCTTGTTCGCAAAAATAAATTTCTTCTCTATTACCTATAATCGTACAAGGACCTTTTAAGACAACAGTCATTCCAAATTTATCTGCGAGCTGTTGAACATAAGTTACAGAATCATTGGCAATCGTATCGCAGTCTACCTTTAATAAATTTGAACATTCACCTGCATGAGGTGTAATGATTATATGGCTATAATCTTTCCCCTCTTGTAGTATGGCTTGAAGATAATAAATTCCGTCTGCATCGATTACCATAGGAATCTTTTTTTCTATTAATATCTCTAACAATGGACCATAGGAGTCTTTTCTCCCTAAACCTGGCCCAAATGCAATAACATTTTTCTTGACGAGAAGTTCCAAAAGCTCAGCTTCTCCTTCGTAGCCTCTAATCATGATTTCTGGATGAATATTATTCATTCTGTGAACGTATTTATTTAGGATTCCAACGGTCGATAAACCAGAGCCTGTACGCAAAGCAGAATATGCACTCATAATAGGTGCTCCTGTCATGAAGTCGCTACCACCAAGAACAAGTACACTGCCATAATTGTATTTATGGCTGTTGTTTTTTCTTTTTGGCATTGGCAGCAGACAGGAAGGGTCTAGGTAGTACTTGTTCGACTTGTTTTCATCTTCTACAATACCGATATCTAATAAAACCTTTTTTCCTTGAACATCTTTAGCATCATTTAGTAAATTGCCAATTTTATAATTGTTTACGATCATAGTCAAGTTTGCTTCTATACAAGTCCCAGCTATTCTACCATTATCTCCTCTTAATCCAGATGGAATATCAATACTCGCCACATATGCAGTACTTTGATTGACTTTTTCAATAGCTTTTTGAAAACCCCCTCTAATTTCTTTATTTAAGCCAATACCGAAGATTCCATCTATAATTAATGTAGACTTATCGATAATTCTTTCAAATTCAGAATAAAACCTTTCGTCTTTATAATAAAAAATCTTTGCACTTAATGTAATAAGCCTGTCTAGATTCTCCTTTGTTTCTACGGTCATAGCCGAAAGATTTCCAATTAGGATTACATTGACATCAAATCCATCCTTTAGGAGATAACGAGCAATAACGAGTCCATCGCCGCCATTATTTCCCACACCAGAAAGTACGACAATCTTGTCCTCATTCAAACTAAGCTCTCTCTCTTCTAGAAGACAATGATAAAGCCTTATTCCAGCTTCCTCCATCAATTCTGTAGATGTAATCCCCTTAAGTTGGCAAGTAAAAGCGTCCGCTCTCTTCATTTCATTAGTAGATAAGATTTTCATTTTATCCCAACCTTTCTGTTATAGCAATAGCATTGGCAATAGCATATTCTTTGCAATGAGAAATGGATAAGAAAATATTGTCAATATTCTTTTCCTGAGCAATTTTTTTTGCATTGCCGTATAAATTTATAGAAGGCTTATTAAAAGAATCTTTTTCTATTTCAATATCTGTAAACCGAAAAAATCGAAAACCCGTGCCAAGTGCTTTGCTAACCGCCTCTTTTGCTGCAAAATATCCAGCTATAGATTGAGGATTATTTTTTTTAGACATAAAATAAAGATTCTCCACCTCGGTAAAGTGCTTGGATAAAAAAGTAGGATGTCTTTCAACAGCCCTTCTAATTCGATCTATTTCAATGATGTCAATACCTGTTCCACAAATCATCTCATATCTCCTATATATAAATATAAGTCATTATATCATAAATTTGTATATGTAGATTATTTTGCTTCAATTTATTCGACGCAGATTGTCTCTATTTATTCGAGGCAGATTGCTCATAAAAGTTATAAATTCTTTAAATAATGGAAGAATAATAGTACTGTTATTTTTCGAAAGGAAAGAGTCCATATGAATAAACTCATCGCAATAGATTTTGGCACATCTAATACATTAATCCATTCAAAAGAAAAGGGAATTATTTTTCAAGAACCTTCTGTAGTGGCAATAGACAATAATATTAACAAAGTATTAACCGTAGGTAATGAGGCCCAACAAATGATTGGAAAAACTCCTACAAATATCAGCGTTATAAGACCTTTAAAATACGGTAGTATCGATAAATTTGACATTGCTATTCGAATGTTAAAAATGATGATTGATCACACTAAAGAGGGCAATCGCTTTTCTAAGGCCTTTGCAAAGGCTTATGTCCTCGTAGGTGTCCCAAGTATGATCACTCAAGTAGAAAGCAGGGGCATAGAAGAAGTTATTCACGAATCAGGGGCAAAAAAAGTTGTTCTTGTTAAAGATGTGATTGCAGATGCCGTCAGCTTAGGAGAAGATATATTCAAACCTAAAGTATCCTTTATAGTAGATATAGGTGGTGGCACAACAGATATTGCCGCTATTGCTTTAGGCGGTATTCTAGCTGAAGAATCTATTAAAGTAGGTAGCAATGATATTGACCTAGCCATTATCCAATACATTAAAAAAGAATATAATGTAGAAATTGGCGAATTAACTGCTGAACATTTAAAAATTCAATTGGCAAATGTAATCATCGAAAAAGAACAGTTTATGGAAATCATAGGTCAAGATTTAGCAAGTGGGCTTCCGATTAATCTCAATATGAGCAATCAAGAGATTTATGAAGCAATTAGAATCCCTATTGAAAAGATATGTTCTAGTATTAAGTCGGTTATAGAAAGCTGCCCTGCAGAAAGCGTAGCAGATATACTCTCTAATGGCATCATGTTAACAGGCGGAGGTGCCCAACTAAGAAACTTAGACAAACTGCTTTACCAGGAATTAGGCATACAGGCTTCAATCGTTCCTTCCCCAGAGTATTCAACGATAAATGGTTTAGGAAAACTATTAGATCATATCGATACTATTCACAATATGGTCATAGAATACAGCCCCTATATTAGTAGAAAAGACCTTGATAAAACCACCGAAGAGTAAGTTCTATGTTCTACGTTCTAAGTTCTATGTTATTTAAGTCACCCATGGTGACTATAATGCTTTTACTTAGAACTTAGAACTTACATCTTAGAACTAATATGCGATGATAATTCCACCATCATCTGCATAAACTGCACTTAAGCCATTGGCTTCTGTAATGATAATCTCTTTAAAATTGTATCTTTCTTCAATGAGCTTCTTTACATATAAAGCTCTTTCTAAAGCATTGCAATGAGCAATTCCTAACTTCTTATTCTCACTAACAACACCTTGCTTTTCTATTTGATCGACTAATTTCTTTAAAGCTCCTTTAGACCCTCTACTTTGATCAATCATTTTGATTTCACCATTGCCATCTTCTGAGAGTATGGGCTTTATGTGAAGAAATTGTGCAAATCTTCCTTTTAATTTACTTAATCGACCATTCTTCATAAGATTATCTAAACTATCTAGGACAAATATTGTCTTTAATTCAGATATATACTGCTCCACCTTTGAAACAATATCCTTTACTCCATCCCCTTCATCAATTAACTCTTTAATTTTTATAGCGATCATGGTCTCTCCAATAGCAGCAGTTAAGGAGTCAAAGACATGTATTGCCTTATCTTCAAATTGTTCCATGTACATCTTCTTTGCAGTCATAGCACTATTGTACGTACCACTTAATTTAGATGAAATTGTCACTACAAAAATATTTTCATCGCCCTTATACTTTTCTAAGAATTCATTAGGAGAAGGACACGCTGTTTTTATGGCGCTAATCGATTCTTTCATCTTTTGAACAATCTTCTCACCCGTAAAACTCTCATCATCTACATAATCTTTTCCATCTATATTAATTGTAAAAGGTACTTTTGAATGATGTATCTCCCTTCCATACTTTTCGTCAAAGTCACAACTACTTCCTACAACAATTTTATAATCCATGTTTAACCTCCTCTTTATGTTAATATTATCATATTCGCTATGTTTTTTAAATAAAAAGCAGTTATAATATAAATGCACAGAATGTTATATACAAAAATGGAGGAATAAATATGTCAAATTACATTGATTGTACAAATTCATTTATTGAAGAGCGTGAATTAGAGAATATCTTGCCTATAGTCCAAGTATCGGACAAGTTATTAAAGGAAGGCATTGGAGCTGGAAATGGTTTTCTTGGCTGGATGAATTATACGGATCATATAAATACCGAAGAACTTGAAAAGATAAAAGATTCTATTGAAAAAATCAAAAAAAATTCAGAGGTACTCATTGTAATAGGAATAGGTGGTTCTTATCTTGGATCAAAGGCTGTTATTACGGCTCTTACTCATACCTTCTACAATGAATTAGATCAACAAGAAAGAAAGACACCTAAAGTTTACTTTGCTGGTCAAAATATAAGCCCTACCTATTTAAAACATTTATTTGATATCATAAAAGGTAAAGATTTTAGTGTCAATGTGATTTCAAAATCAGGTACTACAACAGAACCTGCAATTGCTTTTCGATTTTTTAAGGATATACTTATTAAGCAATACGGTAAAGAAGAAGCTGCAAAGAGAATCTATGTAACTACAGATGCTCAAAAGGGGGCCCTTAAGACTATGGCAGATAACGAAGGTTATACTTCATTTGTCATCCCTGACGATATAGGTGGACGATACTCTGTATGTACTCCAGTAGGCTTACTTCCTATTGGATGCGCTGGAATTAACATAGATGAGTTTTTAGAAGGCATTAAAGAAGGCGTAAAAGAGTTTAGCGGCGAAAATATGGATAATCCTTGTTACACTTATGCTGCAATTCGAAACATACTGTACCAAAAGGGTAAGGATATCGAAATTTTAGTCAATTACGAACCTAATTTGCAGTATTTTTCGGAATGGTGGAAACAACTTTATGGAGAAAGTGAAGGAAAAGATCAAAAGGGAATATTTCCTGCATCTGTGAATTTTTCTACGGACCTTCATTCTCTTGGTCAAATTATTCAAGATGGAAGAAAAAATCTATTTGAGACCATCATTAATATCGAAAAAATGGAAATTGATTTAGAGGTGCCTATGGATGATGATAATTTAGATGGTTTAAATTATTTAAAAGGAAAAGGCATGAACTACGTCAATCAACAAGCGATGAAAGGCACTTTATACGCTCATTTAGATGGCGATGTTCCTAATATGATGATTAATATTCCAGATTTAACTCCACGATCAATAGGGAAATTGATTTACTTCTTCGAAAAATCTTGCGCACTAAGCGGATATATTTTAGGGGTGAATCCTTTTGATCAACCAGGAGTAGAGTCCTATAAAAAGAATATGTTCGGCTTATTAGGAAAGCCTGGTTACGAGGAGATTGGAGAAAAACTCAAGAATAAAGCAGCTAGCAAATAAATACTAGCCACCAGCTATTAGCAATCAGAACTTTGCTACCAAGGTCGCTATTAAAACTGAATGTTGGTTGCTGGACGCTGATTGCTATAAAAAATGACATCCCCCAGGATGTCATTTTTTATCATAGAAAAGTGCAATCAGTTCAGGTCCTGTATGAGCTCCTATGACTGCTCCTACGGATCTGGTAATAAACTTGCTTGTTTGAAACTTTTCATTAAAGATGTCTTTTAATTCGTCGACGACTTCTACATTATCTCCATGGATAATACCTACGGTTTGATTTTTTAGGTCATAACCTGTGTCCTTTATGATTTCAAACATCCTCTTGTATAGCTTTTTTCGCCCTCTTGCAGTCTCTAAAAGCTTTAAACTCCCTTCTTCCACGTGGAGTATAGGATAAACATTTAGTAGATTTCCTAGTATAGCTGCACTCTTTTTAAGTCTACCACCTTTATGAAGGTAATTTAGGTCAAAGACAGTAAAGACTTGACCCATCTTTAAAGATTTTTCTATAACGATATCTCTAATCTCGTCTAAGTCTTTTCCTTTTTTTGCTTCTTCTGCTGCCCTTAAGACAATCAAACCAAAGCCAAGGGATGCACTTTTTGTGTCAACAATGATTACTTTGCATTTTTCTTCGCCGTATTCCTGGATAAGTTGATTTTTTGCAAGGATAGAAGCCTGATAGCACCCAGATAATTCACTTGAGAAGGCAATATAGATACAAGGTCGATCTTTTAGAATATATTCTTCAAATTTTAGATAATAATCATGTGAAGTCACTTGAGAAGTGGTAAAAGTAGTTCCCTCTCGCATTTTCTTGAAGACTTCCTCTGGCGTAATACTTACGCCTTCTTTGTATTGCATGCTATTCTCAATAACAGCTAATGGCAATACATCAATATCATATTGCTCAACAAGCGCCTTAGGTAAATCACTAGCACTATCCGTAATAATCTTCACATTTTCCATATGTTCGCTTCCTCTCGATCCCATTTTATGTAAAAACCCCTCTAGAGGGGTCTTGCATTTACATCTTTTCAGGCAAATCGTATTCCACGCCAAAAGTATCTACAGTCATTTCTTTTATTACTACATCCTCTGTTGGTCTATCATTAAAACCAGTTTGTACATCCGCTATTTGATCTACTACTTCAATGCCTTCAACCACTTTGCCAAAACCAGCATATTGACCATCTAAATGGGGAGAATTTTTGTGCATGATAAAAAATTGTGAGCCCCCACTATTAGGGTTCATTGCTCTTGCCATAGAAATGACGCCTCTATCGTGTTTTAGATCGTTATTAAATCCATTGCCATTAAATTCGCCTTTTATAGAGTATCCTGGGTCGCCCATGCCACTTCCTTGAGGGCATCCCCCCTGAATCATAAATCCTTTTATAACCCTGTGAAAGATTAGTCCATCGTAAAATTTATCGTTGACTAAACTGATAAAATTCCTTACCGTATTTGGTGCCATTTCTGGATACAACTCCACTTTCATTACATCACCATTGTTCATGGTTATTGTGACTACTGGTTTCTTTTCCATAGATTCATCTCCTCGTTTCATTATATTAAGAAAGATTTATATATTCTTTCCTTTATTCTTTAAATAATTTAGTAATTTGTCTACACTAGTATTTAAAATCAATTCTTCAGGTAATTGAATTTCTTCTAACAGTTTCGTTACAACAGAAAATTCACCTACATAAGTGCTATAATGAGCATCACTACCTAAAGAAATCGGTAGTTTATAGTCTCTGCACTTTTCTGCAATCATTCTACAATTATCTTTACTTCCCTTTCTACTACCTAAAAAGGAACTATTATTAATTTCAATAAAGGTATTAGTGTCCTTCGCCGCTTTAAACACATCATCATAATCTAGTTCATAAGCTGGGTTTCCAGGATGAACAAGAATATCTACAAATTCTTTTTTCATTGCCTTTACTACTGCCCTCGTATTTTCTTTTTTTGTTCCAGGCATTAATACTCCCTCATGTAAGCCAACTAATACGATTTCCATTCTGTTTTCTAAATACTTTGGTAAGTCTAAATCCCCATCAGTATTTTTAATATTTGCTTCTATCCCCTTTAGGATTCTTACTCCATGAATTTCTTTTGGTAGAACTCTCATATTACCAAAGAAATACTCGTGAGGTCCTCCTGGTAGTAATGGACCATGATCTGTCATGCAGATTAGCTTCAAGTTTTTCCGAGCAGCCTCGGCAGCGTTTTCCGTTATGGTGCTATACGCATGTAGACTTGCTACCGTATGGGTATGTGTATCTAATTCAATATTCATTTCCTATTATCACTCCTCTTTATTACCCGTTGCTTTATTTACCTTATCTAAAAAATCTTGGGCTGAATTAATTCCCATGGCCTTTTGTCTATTATTTCGAGCCGCAGTTTCTATAATAATAGCCAAATTTCGTCCTGACGTAACAGGAATCGTTACTTTATCAATGTCTACACCTAAGATATTCATATATTGATTGTCGATACCTAATCGGTCGTAATAGGATTTTGCTTCCCAATGTTCTAAGTGAATACACATCTCGATATCAACAGATTCTTTTACTGCACCAATACCGTATAATGTTCGAACATCAATAATCCCAACGCCTCTAATCTCCATGTA encodes the following:
- a CDS encoding peptidylprolyl isomerase, yielding MEKKPVVTITMNNGDVMKVELYPEMAPNTVRNFISLVNDKFYDGLIFHRVIKGFMIQGGCPQGSGMGDPGYSIKGEFNGNGFNNDLKHDRGVISMARAMNPNSGGSQFFIMHKNSPHLDGQYAGFGKVVEGIEVVDQIADVQTGFNDRPTEDVVIKEMTVDTFGVEYDLPEKM
- a CDS encoding DegV family protein, yielding MENVKIITDSASDLPKALVEQYDIDVLPLAVIENSMQYKEGVSITPEEVFKKMREGTTFTTSQVTSHDYYLKFEEYILKDRPCIYIAFSSELSGCYQASILAKNQLIQEYGEEKCKVIIVDTKSASLGFGLIVLRAAEEAKKGKDLDEIRDIVIEKSLKMGQVFTVFDLNYLHKGGRLKKSAAILGNLLNVYPILHVEEGSLKLLETARGRKKLYKRMFEIIKDTGYDLKNQTVGIIHGDNVEVVDELKDIFNEKFQTSKFITRSVGAVIGAHTGPELIALFYDKK
- a CDS encoding phosphatase, yielding MNIELDTHTHTVASLHAYSTITENAAEAARKNLKLICMTDHGPLLPGGPHEYFFGNMRVLPKEIHGVRILKGIEANIKNTDGDLDLPKYLENRMEIVLVGLHEGVLMPGTKKENTRAVVKAMKKEFVDILVHPGNPAYELDYDDVFKAAKDTNTFIEINNSSFLGSRKGSKDNCRMIAEKCRDYKLPISLGSDAHYSTYVGEFSVVTKLLEEIQLPEELILNTSVDKLLNYLKNKGKNI
- a CDS encoding glucose-6-phosphate isomerase, producing MSNYIDCTNSFIEERELENILPIVQVSDKLLKEGIGAGNGFLGWMNYTDHINTEELEKIKDSIEKIKKNSEVLIVIGIGGSYLGSKAVITALTHTFYNELDQQERKTPKVYFAGQNISPTYLKHLFDIIKGKDFSVNVISKSGTTTEPAIAFRFFKDILIKQYGKEEAAKRIYVTTDAQKGALKTMADNEGYTSFVIPDDIGGRYSVCTPVGLLPIGCAGINIDEFLEGIKEGVKEFSGENMDNPCYTYAAIRNILYQKGKDIEILVNYEPNLQYFSEWWKQLYGESEGKDQKGIFPASVNFSTDLHSLGQIIQDGRKNLFETIINIEKMEIDLEVPMDDDNLDGLNYLKGKGMNYVNQQAMKGTLYAHLDGDVPNMMINIPDLTPRSIGKLIYFFEKSCALSGYILGVNPFDQPGVESYKKNMFGLLGKPGYEEIGEKLKNKAASK